The window GAGCGCGCTGTTCCGCCGGCTGCCGGCGGTGGATGAGTTGTTGCGCGCGCCGCAACTGGCCGGGCTGCTCGGGCGCGAAGGCCACGCGGTCGTCACCGAAGCCGCGCGCGCGGTGCTGGGGCGCCTGCGCGACGAGATCACCGCGGGGCGGCTGGACGAGAAGGGCCTGGAGCTGGCGCTCGGCGGGATCGCCGACGCGGTGGCGCGGCAACTGCGGCAGGCGATGCAGCCCTCGCTGCGGCCGGTGATCAACGCGACCGGCGTCATCCTGCACACCAACCTGGGGCGCGCGCCGCTGAGCGCGGCGGCCATCGAGCGCATCCGGCAGGTCGCGGCCGGCTATTCCAATCTCGAGTTCGACCTGAAGGCGGGCGAGCGCGGCAAGCGCGACGTCCACACGCAGCGCCTGTTCGCGCGCCTGCTGGGCGAAGACACCGCGTCGATCGTGGTGAACAACAACGCGGCCGCGGTGATGCTGGCGCTGAACTCGCTGGCCGAGGGCGGCGAGGTCGTGGTCTCGCGCGGCGAGCTGGTGGAGATCGGCGGGAGCTTCCGCATCCCCGACGTGATGGCGAAGTCGGGCGCGGCGATGCGCGAGGTCGGCACGACCAACCGCACGCGCATCACGGATTACGAGAAGGCCATCACCGAGAAGACGCGGCTGCTGCTGCGCGTGCATCGCTCGAACTTCCAGATCGTGGGCTTCACCGAGCGGCCGTCGCTGGAGGAGCTGGTCGCGCTGGGCCGGGCGAAGAACATCCCGGTGCTCGAGGACCTGGGCTCGGGCGCGCTGTTCGACCTGGCGCAAGTCGGCGTGGCGGACGAGCCGGGCGTGACGGACTCGCTGCGCGCGGGCGTCGACGTGGTGACGTACTCCGGGGACAAGCTGCTGGGCGGCCCGCAGGCGGGCGTGCTCAGCGGCCGGCCGGAGCTGATCGCGAAGTGCCGGTCGAACCCGATGTTCCGCGCGTTGCGCGTCGACAAGCTGAGCTACGCCGCGCTCGAGGCCACGCTCCTCGACTACCTGCGGCAGGACCACGACGCGATTCCCGCCCTGCGCATGATGCGCATGACGGCGGAAGAAGTGCGGCGGCGCGCGGAGGAGCTGAAGGCCACGATCGAAATGAACCTTCCCAAGACCGGCGAGGTCCGCTTGCGGATGGAGATCCTGCCGGATGAGTCGGTCATCGGCGGCGGCGCCGCGCCGGGCTCGAACCTGAAGACCTACGTGCTGGCCGTGACTTGCGCCCGCCGCTCGGCGGAGGAGCTGGCGGCGCAACTGCGCGGCAATGTGCCGCCGATCATCGCGCGCGTGGAGGAAGGGCGCGTGCTGTTCGACCTGCGCACCGTCCTGGAAGACGAGCGTTACATCGGCGCCGCGCTCGTGGCGCTGTGCGGATGAGTCCTGTCGCCCCTGAAGGGGCTCGATCCTTCTTGAAACCCTTCCCCCAGCGCTTCCGCGCTGGGCTCTTGGCGAGCGGGCCTTCGGCCCTGGCGCCTCGCGGTGCCACCATTGTGCTCGCAACACTCATCCTGCTGGGAACCGCGGCGGCGCAGCAGTGTCCCCAGGATGACAAGAAGTGCGAGCTCGACCACGCGCCCATCCAGGACAACAGCTTCCTCATCGAGGAGGCGTACAACCAGGAATTCGGCGTGGTGCAGCACATCCAGAACTGG of the Terriglobales bacterium genome contains:
- the selA gene encoding L-seryl-tRNA(Sec) selenium transferase, producing the protein MRTADKSALFRRLPAVDELLRAPQLAGLLGREGHAVVTEAARAVLGRLRDEITAGRLDEKGLELALGGIADAVARQLRQAMQPSLRPVINATGVILHTNLGRAPLSAAAIERIRQVAAGYSNLEFDLKAGERGKRDVHTQRLFARLLGEDTASIVVNNNAAAVMLALNSLAEGGEVVVSRGELVEIGGSFRIPDVMAKSGAAMREVGTTNRTRITDYEKAITEKTRLLLRVHRSNFQIVGFTERPSLEELVALGRAKNIPVLEDLGSGALFDLAQVGVADEPGVTDSLRAGVDVVTYSGDKLLGGPQAGVLSGRPELIAKCRSNPMFRALRVDKLSYAALEATLLDYLRQDHDAIPALRMMRMTAEEVRRRAEELKATIEMNLPKTGEVRLRMEILPDESVIGGGAAPGSNLKTYVLAVTCARRSAEELAAQLRGNVPPIIARVEEGRVLFDLRTVLEDERYIGAALVALCG